Genomic DNA from uncultured Acetobacterium sp.:
AAACTTGTTCTGCCTGGGTTCCTCGGATCCACAACAACAGTCGATAGATAATAAACGTGATGATTACCACCTCAATAATACTGGCTACTGTTATGCGTGATTGAATATATAACAAAAACTCTTCCATTTTTAGTTCCCTCATTCATTAGTTACTATTAATTATACACTAACAACGCCATTTCGTGAAACGGAAATTCGATTTTTTCAGATTATTACAGTCGCAGTTAAGAAAATTTTTAAGGGATATTTGTGAAAGAAATGCTAGAATAGAATTTAATTAAAAACCTTCCCAATCTTTTGTTAAGAAAAAGGAGCTCTTTTATATGAAAAATCATCTGTTTTATTTATTACCCAAAAGCGAAACCGTCTTTTTAAACAACACTGATTCATTCAATCAGGCCTACAATATGTTCGTCATTACTAATTATACCGCCCTGCCAGTCATCAATAAAAAGGGGCAGTATGTGGGAACCATCTGTGAGGGCGATCTCCTCAGGGTTTTATCGCTGAGTTTAACCCACCCGGAAATTGATTTAAATTCTTTTGAGATCAAGGATATCGAGTTCAAAATTAATCTGGAAGTTGCCAAAATTAATGAAAGTTATGAACACCTGGTTGAAATGGCCGTCAAACAAAACTTTATTCCACTTGTTGATGACCAGGGGATCTTTATCGGGATCCTCCGTCGGCAGGAACTGATTAAGGAGCTGATTAGCTTTTTGTCCAACAAAGTGGCCGAACAGGAAGCCGTCTGATGCTAAACGCTCTCTAATAATAAAGCCAATTAGCAATCTTATTTATTCTTCGATCCGGTGATGCTGCTCCGAAGAATAAATAAGATTTAACTAATTGGCTTTTTATTAATTCATTCACATGATCAGATTTTGATTTTCAAGTTCAAGTCCGATTTTTCAATTTTTTCATAATTGCTGCTCCGCTCCGCGGACAAGGAATCGCTTCGGCCTTGAGTAGCTTTTCAAAAAGACCGCAAAAACCACTTAACGGCTGACGCCTTAGCAACTTACCCTTTAAACCATCTTCCAATAAAAAACACGCCAAAGCCTGATAAACTTCAGGCGCTACTTTTTCATCACATTCCAATGCTGGCATAATTCGTTGTAAAATCGCCAGATCAATGACTTCTTTTTCGGTGAACAAACCTTCAACCCCACTATTGATCCCAAAGGCTAGAATTTCATTTTTACCCCGGTATCCCATTGACAGGTCAAACTCAATCAATAACTTTTGAACTTCGTTAAGCAAATGCATTAGTTTTTCGAGAATTTCCGGTAAACCTTTGGCATGACTGTGCATTTTAAACGCGCTGTTTTCCCATTCACGATCACCCACGGGGCTGCCATAGTCAGGAAAAACACCGATCTCTACCACGGGCATTTTGATGAGATTGCCGCAGTCAATAACCCGGGCATGAATCGGTGAACTCTCCGCCCCCTCATTAATGGTTCCAATGATATAGAGGTTATCCGGAAAACTCAAATTTCCGTACTCTCTAAACGCAGTGATATCAGCACCAAAATCTTCTCGCGTTAACAATGGCTCCTTGTTTCCATTGATCCCTTCCAGCAATAATCGAAGATAATCCGTTACTGGGGACTGATCCATCTCATCAAGTAATAAAAAATGCGGTTTTTCAGGATATTCTTTAGCCGTTTTTAACATCAACATCATCGGTCCCGGGATAAAGTGACCCCGACTATCCAGCTGACCCCAAAGATGGGTATCATCTTCCCAATGTTTTCCCACCAAGACTCGTTTAAATCGTCCGTTCTCCGAATTGGCTCCAATGGCCTCTGCAAAAAGACGGGGAAAGCTGGTTTTGCCGCTGCCAACCCGACCGCTAATCATCACAAAGGGTTTCGATTTAATCGACAGATAATAGCTTTTTATCAGCTCCGCTGGGTAGTAATATCCCTTGTTGCCCATTTTTGCCTGAATCAATTGGAGATCGGTGGGCAGGTAGTCATTCTTCACCGGGTAATGCATAACGGTTTGCGTCAATTCGTTTAGCTCTTCTTCTATTCTCTGGTTAGAGCCACCCTCAACCGAAATGCGCTCCGCGATCAAATCCGAATCAGCTGCTTTTAACGGTTGCTCCTGTTCTTTAATTATTGAAGGAGCACTCGTTTGAATGCTATCGGTAGGCCGTTGATCGACTGAATCATCTTGGACTTCTTCAGCTTTTTCAGATTCATCCTTTGTGGTTTGAATTTGGTTATCATCCCCTGCTGTACCAACAGTCATTGGTTTGGCTATTTCCGCATCGACCGATCGCTTTTCATCACTGTCACGCGTTGTTTCAGAAAAATCTTCCAATACAATTTCTACGGTTTGTTCCTCTGGCAACGGTACCACTGCTACTGATTCCGGAATGGGTTCCTTTTGCTGATCTGCTGAGTTTATTTCGTTACTGACTGTTAATTCTTCTAGTTCCTGATTTGCTGACACTTCTGTTTCCACTGAGTTGGCGGCGAGGCATAAGTCATACATTTTCCTGAAATCCTCAAACTCGTTTTCCAGCACCCCATCATCGGGCATCTCAGCTTCGGTATATTCCCGGTAACAGACAATTCCTGAAACCAGGGTGGCATTAGCCAATAAGACCTCTTTATGATTGGTCTGATAGTTCCCTGTTTGAATCCGATTCCGGTATTCGGTCGCTTTTTCCGAAAGGCTTCTGACCCCGACATTATCAGCACCATAAATAATGGCCAGATAAAGCTTACAACTGTCCATCGCCAGAATGTAGGCCAGATAGAGTCCATCATCATTGATCGTTTGAAGTTGCTTAGCGGTCACTTTAACCCAGGGAATTTCCGCCCATTGGGTGTCTCCAGCAAATCCCAATACTTTATAATTCCCGGATTTAATGCCCTCAAAGTGCTCAATTACATTGGGGATCTCTTCATTGATAACATCTTTAAACGAAAACCGAAAATCTCGCGGATAATAATTGGGATAGCCGGCAATCCATTTTTTCAGCAGTTCACTTAATCCCGATTGGATTGTTCCCGGATTTTTAACCGTCTCTCGCGGTTTTATCCCATCACTATTAGCCGCTTCACTATTACTCGCCGCTTCATCTCCCCTAATCAAACGGAGCACAAATACTTCATTCGTTTTTGTCACTTCAAGCTTGGGCGTTTTTGATTCATCACTGTTCCCATTAAACCAAACTTCATAGTCCGGAAATGCTTCTCCTAATTTCCGAATCAACACCTTGCTCCACTTTAGCTTAGCATTACCGCCTTCGGTTTCCAGATAGGATGGGTACTCCCGATTCTGATAGATGATGGCCAGCCGTTCCCCAGCACTTCCAAAAAAACGTATCAGTTCTTTTGGGATCATCATCTCTGTATTGATGAAGTCCGATAATTCCATTGTTTTTATTATTCGATCCGATTCTAATAATTCCCAGCTCATTCTTACAGCCTTTCTCTTTTTCAGTGCTACTCTATATTAATGGTGCTTTATTCTTCGGTTGTTTCTTTTGTCTTATTCTCTTCTTCCAGCATCAAACGGCGTTCTTCCCGCATTCGCCATTCATTTCGCATTTCTTCTTTGATTTTTTCCTGCTCATCTTCGTATTCTTTGTGCTTTTCATAAATCAGCGCCAATTCTTTTGGGATGGTCGCTTCCTCATGCTCAGCCAGAGTTGTTCCCGAAACACTCATAAAATACTGTCGCTCTCCCGACCCCTGAAATTCGACAAAATAAATACTCTGGTTCTTATCCAGAATCAGCGTTCCATCATGAACCATTACCTGTAACGCAGGACCAAAAATTGACGCTTTCACGCAGGGGGTTGTCCAACCGGTAAATTTCATCCCGTCATATTTGGGCATCAGGTGATTCAGCTTGTCAAAAAACTCTCTTTCCAGACGCCAGTCATCATTAATTGAAATCATTACGGCGGCCGTTCTTTCTGGAATTTGAATGTGCACAAAGCCATCCTTTAAATGGGTCTGATCCACATATTCCCGGACACTTTTGGTAATATCAATAAGTTGTTCACTGCTTGTTGTTTCAATCGTGTTGGTTTTCATTTACGCTCCCTAATTTTGTTGATTGTCGTTCGTTTTATTTTGTATTTTTTGGGGTATATCATTCATTATAAACCATTCGATTTCAAAAAACAAAAACATATCCATCGTTGTCCTGTAAATATTTGTGTTCTTAAATTAGTTTGATCAAATATTTATCTAGGAGACAGCAATTTGATATGTTAAAATGATTCTAAATGTTATTAATTGATAATTACTTTGAAAGGAATCATTATGTATTATACTCTGAGTCTGCTATTTATTTATTTTTTTCTTTA
This window encodes:
- a CDS encoding CBS domain-containing protein — encoded protein: MKNHLFYLLPKSETVFLNNTDSFNQAYNMFVITNYTALPVINKKGQYVGTICEGDLLRVLSLSLTHPEIDLNSFEIKDIEFKINLEVAKINESYEHLVEMAVKQNFIPLVDDQGIFIGILRRQELIKELISFLSNKVAEQEAV
- a CDS encoding secondary thiamine-phosphate synthase enzyme YjbQ, giving the protein MKTNTIETTSSEQLIDITKSVREYVDQTHLKDGFVHIQIPERTAAVMISINDDWRLEREFFDKLNHLMPKYDGMKFTGWTTPCVKASIFGPALQVMVHDGTLILDKNQSIYFVEFQGSGERQYFMSVSGTTLAEHEEATIPKELALIYEKHKEYEDEQEKIKEEMRNEWRMREERRLMLEEENKTKETTEE
- a CDS encoding DUF3578 domain-containing protein; translated protein: MSWELLESDRIIKTMELSDFINTEMMIPKELIRFFGSAGERLAIIYQNREYPSYLETEGGNAKLKWSKVLIRKLGEAFPDYEVWFNGNSDESKTPKLEVTKTNEVFVLRLIRGDEAASNSEAANSDGIKPRETVKNPGTIQSGLSELLKKWIAGYPNYYPRDFRFSFKDVINEEIPNVIEHFEGIKSGNYKVLGFAGDTQWAEIPWVKVTAKQLQTINDDGLYLAYILAMDSCKLYLAIIYGADNVGVRSLSEKATEYRNRIQTGNYQTNHKEVLLANATLVSGIVCYREYTEAEMPDDGVLENEFEDFRKMYDLCLAANSVETEVSANQELEELTVSNEINSADQQKEPIPESVAVVPLPEEQTVEIVLEDFSETTRDSDEKRSVDAEIAKPMTVGTAGDDNQIQTTKDESEKAEEVQDDSVDQRPTDSIQTSAPSIIKEQEQPLKAADSDLIAERISVEGGSNQRIEEELNELTQTVMHYPVKNDYLPTDLQLIQAKMGNKGYYYPAELIKSYYLSIKSKPFVMISGRVGSGKTSFPRLFAEAIGANSENGRFKRVLVGKHWEDDTHLWGQLDSRGHFIPGPMMLMLKTAKEYPEKPHFLLLDEMDQSPVTDYLRLLLEGINGNKEPLLTREDFGADITAFREYGNLSFPDNLYIIGTINEGAESSPIHARVIDCGNLIKMPVVEIGVFPDYGSPVGDREWENSAFKMHSHAKGLPEILEKLMHLLNEVQKLLIEFDLSMGYRGKNEILAFGINSGVEGLFTEKEVIDLAILQRIMPALECDEKVAPEVYQALACFLLEDGLKGKLLRRQPLSGFCGLFEKLLKAEAIPCPRSGAAIMKKLKNRT